A genomic window from Bradyrhizobium lupini includes:
- a CDS encoding (2Fe-2S)-binding protein, producing the protein MSEKSGSGPSGFDRRAFMAGVAGSALVPMTARAAAQDASVSAAQDPALPVDVTLRVNGKDKRLRIDARTTVLDALREHLKLTGSKKGCDHGQCGACTVLIDDRRVVSCLTLALAAEGQEITTIEGLATDDHLHPMQQAFVDNDAFQCGYCTPGQIMSAVACVQEGHAGSEADIREYMSGNICRCAAYPNIVAAVKQAAPEIMKG; encoded by the coding sequence ATGTCCGAAAAATCAGGTTCCGGACCGTCCGGATTCGATCGGCGCGCCTTCATGGCCGGCGTTGCCGGCAGCGCGCTGGTCCCCATGACGGCGCGTGCGGCCGCGCAGGATGCGAGCGTGTCGGCCGCCCAGGATCCGGCGCTTCCTGTCGATGTCACGCTGCGGGTCAACGGCAAGGACAAGCGCCTGCGCATCGACGCCCGCACGACGGTGCTCGACGCGCTGCGGGAGCATCTCAAGCTCACCGGCAGCAAAAAGGGCTGCGACCACGGCCAATGTGGTGCCTGCACGGTACTGATCGACGACCGGCGCGTGGTGTCGTGCCTGACGCTCGCGCTCGCGGCCGAGGGGCAGGAGATCACCACGATCGAGGGCCTTGCCACCGACGATCATTTGCATCCGATGCAGCAGGCCTTCGTCGACAACGATGCGTTTCAATGCGGCTATTGTACGCCGGGCCAGATCATGTCCGCCGTGGCCTGCGTCCAGGAGGGGCATGCGGGCAGCGAGGCCGACATCCGCGAATACATGAGCGGCAACATCTGCCGCTGCGCCGCCTATCCCAACATCGTCGCCGCCGTGAAGCAGGCCGCGCCCGAGATCATGAAAGGCTAA
- the ggt gene encoding gamma-glutamyltransferase codes for MRNFHFPGRSTVHATNAMVATSHPQASLAAIEVLREGGTAVDAAVAGSAILGVIEPQSTGIGGDCFALIQPRGEGKIIAYNGSGRAPKAANADWYLERKINSVPLTSAHSVSIPGVIDAFATVLRDHGKFGFDRLLQPAIKAAEEGYVVAPRIAFDWKNQFEKLKAGTNTERYLLPHGKPPVAGDVIRQAELGKTLRAIAKDGRDAFYKGPIAEDMVETLRGIGGLHTIDDFAAHTTETTTPIGTMYKGYDVWQCPPNGPGLTMLLMLNILSRFDLTKYAPLSIERFHLEAEAARIAYMHRELHVADPEHMQIEVARILAKEYCNEHIDKIRMDGMLDLPNVAPPMNPSTIYITVVDKDRNVCSFINSVAHSFGSAIVSNKTGILLQNRAGGFRIQPGHPNCIAGDKRPLHTIMPSLLTKGGRSVMPFAVMGGQYQPVGQTHVVTNILDYGCDVQEAIDMPRGLHYEGQYQLEDSVPAAIVEGLKKLGHKTTSVVGPLGGAQAIWIDWDKGTLTGGSDPRKDGCALGY; via the coding sequence ATGAGAAACTTCCATTTCCCCGGCAGGTCCACGGTCCACGCCACCAACGCGATGGTGGCGACCTCGCATCCGCAGGCGTCGCTTGCCGCGATCGAGGTGCTGCGCGAGGGCGGCACGGCGGTGGACGCGGCCGTCGCGGGTTCGGCCATTCTCGGCGTGATCGAGCCGCAATCGACCGGCATCGGCGGCGACTGCTTTGCGCTGATCCAGCCGCGCGGCGAGGGCAAGATCATCGCCTATAACGGCTCCGGCCGCGCCCCGAAGGCGGCGAACGCCGATTGGTATCTCGAGCGCAAGATCAACTCCGTGCCGCTGACCTCGGCGCATTCGGTCTCGATCCCCGGCGTGATCGACGCCTTTGCAACCGTCTTGCGCGATCACGGCAAGTTCGGCTTCGACCGGCTGCTTCAGCCCGCGATCAAGGCGGCCGAGGAAGGCTACGTCGTCGCCCCCCGCATCGCCTTCGACTGGAAGAACCAGTTCGAGAAGCTGAAGGCCGGCACCAACACGGAGCGGTATCTGCTGCCGCACGGCAAGCCGCCGGTGGCCGGCGACGTCATCCGCCAGGCCGAGCTCGGCAAGACGCTGCGGGCGATCGCCAAGGACGGCCGCGACGCCTTCTACAAGGGCCCGATCGCGGAAGACATGGTGGAGACCCTGCGCGGGATCGGCGGCCTGCACACGATCGACGATTTCGCCGCGCACACCACTGAGACGACGACGCCGATCGGCACCATGTACAAGGGCTATGACGTCTGGCAGTGCCCGCCGAACGGACCCGGCCTCACCATGCTGCTGATGCTGAACATCCTGTCGCGTTTCGACCTGACGAAATACGCGCCGCTCAGCATCGAGCGCTTCCACCTCGAAGCCGAGGCCGCGCGCATCGCCTACATGCATCGCGAGCTGCATGTCGCCGATCCCGAGCATATGCAGATCGAGGTCGCCAGGATCCTCGCCAAGGAATACTGCAACGAGCACATCGACAAGATCCGCATGGACGGCATGCTCGACCTGCCGAACGTCGCGCCGCCGATGAACCCGTCGACCATCTACATCACCGTCGTGGACAAGGACCGCAACGTCTGCTCCTTCATCAACTCGGTTGCGCATTCCTTCGGCTCGGCGATCGTCTCGAACAAGACCGGCATTTTGCTCCAGAACCGCGCCGGCGGCTTCCGCATCCAGCCCGGCCACCCGAATTGCATCGCCGGCGACAAGCGTCCACTGCACACGATCATGCCAAGCCTGCTCACCAAGGGCGGCCGTTCCGTGATGCCGTTCGCGGTGATGGGCGGACAATATCAGCCGGTTGGCCAGACCCATGTGGTGACCAACATTCTCGATTATGGCTGCGACGTGCAGGAGGCGATCGATATGCCGCGCGGCCTGCATTATGAAGGTCAGTACCAGCTCGAGGACAGCGTGCCGGCCGCCATTGTCGAAGGCCTGAAGAAGCTCGGCCACAAGACCACCAGCGTCGTCGGTCCGCTCGGCGGCGCGCAGGCGATCTGGATCGACTGGGACAAGGGCACGCTCACCGGCGGTTCCGATCCGCGCAAAGACGGTTGCGCGCTCGGATACTGA
- a CDS encoding rhodanese-related sulfurtransferase: MIYKVAAFYQFAALPDYRELREPLRAFCAGLKLKGSVLLAQEGINGTVAGAGEAIDALTQELAHGDMFGGRLNNLELRFSTAEKMPFGRLKVRLKKEIVTLGDESADPTRQVGTYVDAAEWNALIEAPDTLVLDTRNAFEVAMGTFEGALDPGIRSFGQFKDFAAEQLDPARHRRIAMFCTGGIRCEKASAHLLARGFAEVYHLKGGVLKYLEEVPEAQSRWRGECFVFDERVALGHGLQECGLRERDKDAARDE, encoded by the coding sequence ATGATTTACAAGGTCGCCGCCTTCTACCAATTCGCCGCCCTGCCCGATTACCGCGAGCTGCGCGAGCCGCTGCGCGCGTTCTGCGCCGGCCTGAAGCTAAAGGGCAGCGTGCTGCTCGCGCAGGAGGGCATCAACGGCACGGTCGCGGGCGCGGGCGAGGCGATCGACGCGCTTACCCAAGAGCTCGCTCACGGCGACATGTTCGGCGGCAGGTTGAACAATCTCGAATTGAGGTTCTCGACCGCCGAGAAGATGCCATTCGGCCGGCTCAAGGTGCGGTTGAAGAAGGAGATCGTCACGCTCGGCGACGAAAGCGCCGACCCGACGCGGCAGGTCGGCACCTATGTCGATGCGGCCGAATGGAACGCGCTCATCGAAGCGCCGGATACGCTGGTGCTCGACACCAGGAACGCCTTCGAGGTGGCGATGGGGACGTTCGAGGGCGCGCTCGACCCCGGCATCAGGAGCTTTGGCCAGTTCAAAGATTTTGCGGCCGAGCAGCTCGATCCCGCCAGACACCGCAGAATCGCCATGTTCTGCACCGGCGGCATCCGCTGCGAGAAGGCGAGCGCACACCTGCTCGCGCGCGGCTTTGCCGAGGTCTATCACCTCAAGGGCGGCGTTCTCAAATATCTGGAAGAGGTGCCGGAGGCTCAGAGTCGCTGGCGCGGCGAATGCTTCGTGTTCGATGAGCGTGTCGCGCTCGGCCACGGTTTGCAAGAATGTGGATTGCGCGAACGGGACAAGGACGCGGCACGTGACGAATGA
- a CDS encoding SlyX family protein, translated as MTNEIKTLGERIDTLETRLAYQDDAIETLNQTITAQWKQIDALTRRIAELGERLQEAEANAPGAANERPPHY; from the coding sequence GTGACGAATGAGATCAAGACGCTCGGCGAGCGCATCGACACGCTGGAGACCCGCCTCGCCTATCAGGACGACGCGATTGAGACGCTGAACCAGACCATCACCGCGCAGTGGAAGCAGATCGACGCGCTGACGCGGAGAATCGCAGAGCTCGGCGAGCGGCTGCAGGAGGCCGAGGCGAATGCGCCGGGAGCCGCCAATGAGCGTCCGCCGCATTATTGA
- a CDS encoding diguanylate cyclase: MSAVTQRAGWSRLPLRAAAFVALTCVAILGVSGWREWAARDAVLKGAEAEMANVARSLTQHAEDSLDLLDSGVVGVVSRLEMDGTEPATIAKLRNLLEARKKAIERIHSLAIIDERGNWLTSPGTIGSTLNDDAFFRYHQLSPKREPHVGRPVKSLLDGEWVVTLSRRFNKLDGSFGGVVLATISSGYLSHFYEQFEIGRNSSVALTHGDGLIIARNPSNDRFVGRSVADTPLFRDTALQRPGGAYHFKSPLDGADRVSFFKRSGRYPLVLLATVDKAELLAPWRAAAISRMLYVLALVMLIAIIGAVLVRQLQRGQSMAAALVEKEAHFRLLAEGSSDMVTRIGLDERLRYVSPSSIGVVGWRANQLIGTLALAGIHPDDRPQVQALVDAMKRGDAEEARVTYRNVHRQNSEVWLESTMRVTRKENGRVDGVVAISRDITEQKKLETRLETLAIEDSLTGLANRRRFDERLKEEWARAYRERSSLSLLMIDVDHFKSYNDDYGHPAGDACLRQVAQIIAAEAQRSGDLAARYGGEEFAMLLPNTDAAGCALIGDRIRRAIRDAGLVHTSNHVAGCVTASLGGAACRPALERTAGVASLVEAADQALYAAKEAGRNRLMMSGEVSNLLLKASGQ; this comes from the coding sequence ATGAGTGCTGTAACCCAAAGAGCCGGATGGAGCCGCCTGCCGCTGCGGGCGGCTGCGTTCGTCGCGCTGACCTGCGTGGCCATCCTCGGCGTCAGCGGCTGGCGGGAATGGGCGGCCCGCGACGCGGTGCTCAAAGGCGCCGAGGCAGAAATGGCGAACGTTGCGCGCTCGCTGACGCAACATGCCGAGGACAGCCTCGATCTCCTGGATTCAGGCGTCGTCGGCGTCGTCAGCCGGCTGGAGATGGACGGCACCGAGCCGGCCACGATCGCCAAGCTCCGAAACCTGCTGGAGGCGCGAAAGAAGGCGATAGAGCGCATCCATAGCCTCGCCATCATCGACGAGCGCGGCAACTGGTTGACCTCGCCTGGCACGATCGGCTCGACGCTAAACGACGACGCGTTCTTCCGATATCACCAGCTCTCGCCGAAACGGGAGCCCCATGTCGGCCGTCCCGTGAAGAGCCTGCTCGACGGTGAGTGGGTCGTGACCCTGTCGCGCCGTTTCAACAAGCTCGACGGCAGCTTCGGCGGCGTGGTGCTCGCGACCATCAGCTCGGGATATCTCTCGCATTTCTACGAACAGTTCGAGATCGGCCGCAACAGCTCGGTGGCGCTGACGCACGGCGACGGCCTGATCATCGCGCGTAACCCCAGCAACGACAGGTTCGTCGGTCGCAGCGTTGCCGATACGCCGCTGTTCCGCGATACCGCCTTGCAGCGGCCGGGCGGCGCCTACCATTTCAAGTCGCCGCTCGACGGTGCCGACCGGGTCAGCTTCTTCAAGCGCTCCGGCCGTTATCCGCTGGTCCTGCTCGCCACCGTCGACAAGGCCGAATTGCTGGCGCCCTGGCGTGCTGCGGCGATCTCCCGCATGCTCTACGTGCTCGCGCTGGTCATGCTGATCGCGATCATCGGTGCGGTGTTGGTGCGGCAGCTGCAACGGGGCCAGAGTATGGCGGCCGCGCTGGTCGAGAAGGAAGCGCATTTCCGGCTGCTTGCCGAAGGCTCCAGTGACATGGTGACCCGTATCGGGCTCGACGAGCGGCTGCGCTATGTCTCGCCGTCATCGATTGGCGTCGTTGGCTGGCGCGCCAATCAACTGATCGGTACCCTCGCGCTGGCCGGCATTCACCCGGACGACCGGCCGCAGGTCCAGGCCCTCGTCGACGCCATGAAGCGCGGCGATGCGGAGGAGGCGCGGGTCACCTATCGCAATGTGCACCGGCAGAACTCGGAAGTCTGGCTCGAATCGACCATGCGGGTGACCCGCAAGGAGAATGGCCGCGTCGACGGCGTGGTCGCGATCTCGCGCGACATCACCGAGCAGAAGAAGCTCGAGACCCGGCTCGAAACGCTCGCGATCGAAGACAGCCTCACCGGGCTTGCCAATCGCCGCCGCTTCGATGAACGATTGAAGGAGGAGTGGGCGCGTGCCTATCGCGAGCGCTCCAGCCTCTCTTTGCTGATGATCGACGTCGACCACTTCAAGTCTTACAACGACGACTACGGCCATCCCGCGGGCGATGCCTGCCTCCGGCAGGTGGCCCAGATCATCGCTGCTGAGGCGCAGCGTTCCGGCGATCTTGCGGCGCGTTACGGCGGCGAGGAGTTCGCCATGTTGTTGCCGAACACCGACGCTGCGGGCTGCGCCCTGATCGGCGACCGGATTCGACGGGCGATCCGTGATGCGGGCCTGGTCCACACCAGCAACCATGTGGCTGGCTGCGTCACCGCTTCGCTCGGCGGTGCTGCGTGCCGGCCGGCGCTGGAGCGCACGGCCGGCGTCGCCTCGCTGGTCGAGGCCGCCGACCAGGCGCTCTATGCCGCCAAGGAGGCCGGGCGCAACCGGCTGATGATGTCGGGCGAGGTGAGTAACCTTCTTCTCAAGGCGTCCGGTCAGTAA
- the hemE gene encoding uroporphyrinogen decarboxylase encodes MPQSATKPFIDVLSGPRQVVPPVWMMRQAGRYLPEYREVRAKAGGFLDLCFNPELAAEVTLQPIRRFGFDAAIIFSDILVIPYALGRSVRFEVGEGPRLEPLDDPAKVATLAKHADFGKLAPVFEALKIVRSALDPKIALIGFCGAPWTVATYMVAGQGTPDQAPARMMAYRHPEAFAEIIDVLVENSIEYLLAQLAAGANALQIFDTWAGVLPPSEFARWSVEPTRRIVEGVRAKVPDAKIIGFPRGAGAQLPGFIEATGVNAVSIDWTAEPAFIRERVQSKVAVQGNLDPLVLITGGAALDRAVDDTLANFAQGRFIFNLGHGIQPETPIAHVEQMLKRVRG; translated from the coding sequence GTGCCCCAGTCTGCGACCAAACCATTCATCGACGTCCTCTCCGGCCCGCGGCAGGTCGTTCCGCCGGTCTGGATGATGCGGCAGGCCGGCCGTTACTTGCCCGAATATCGCGAGGTGCGCGCCAAGGCCGGCGGCTTTCTCGATCTCTGCTTCAACCCGGAGCTTGCCGCCGAGGTGACGCTGCAACCGATCCGGAGGTTCGGCTTCGATGCGGCGATCATCTTCTCCGACATCCTGGTGATCCCCTATGCGCTCGGACGTTCCGTGCGCTTCGAGGTCGGCGAGGGTCCGCGGCTCGAACCGCTGGATGATCCCGCCAAGGTCGCAACACTGGCGAAGCACGCCGATTTCGGCAAGCTCGCGCCGGTGTTCGAGGCCCTCAAGATCGTGCGCAGCGCGCTCGATCCCAAGATCGCGCTGATCGGCTTCTGCGGCGCTCCGTGGACGGTGGCGACCTACATGGTCGCCGGCCAGGGTACGCCCGACCAGGCCCCGGCGCGGATGATGGCCTACCGGCATCCGGAGGCGTTCGCCGAGATCATTGACGTGCTGGTCGAGAACTCGATCGAATATCTGCTGGCGCAGCTTGCGGCCGGCGCCAACGCCTTGCAGATCTTCGACACCTGGGCCGGCGTGCTGCCACCCTCCGAGTTCGCGCGCTGGTCGGTCGAGCCGACCCGGCGCATCGTCGAAGGCGTGCGCGCCAAGGTGCCGGACGCCAAGATCATCGGCTTTCCGCGCGGTGCCGGTGCGCAACTGCCCGGGTTCATCGAGGCGACCGGCGTCAACGCCGTCAGCATCGACTGGACCGCGGAGCCGGCCTTCATCCGCGAGCGCGTGCAGAGCAAGGTTGCGGTTCAGGGCAATCTCGATCCACTGGTGCTGATCACAGGCGGCGCCGCGCTCGACCGCGCGGTCGACGACACGCTGGCGAATTTCGCGCAAGGGCGGTTCATCTTCAATCTCGGCCACGGCATCCAGCCGGAGACGCCGATCGCCCATGTCGAGCAGATGCTGAAGCGGGTTCGGGGCTGA
- the hemC gene encoding hydroxymethylbilane synthase, protein MATRFKIGTRKSAMALAQTEEIARRLTAAMPDLDVEIVKFDTTGDLDQTSKLLPHGGKGGAFVAQIRAAVLSGELHAAMHSLKDMPGNEDTPGLVIGATLSRDPPNDALVLRDGVTLEALRQSRGKGFKIGTNAVRRAAYARRLFPDVEIIHFRGAADTRVRKLDNGEKQRLPDGGAVGPADALIMARSGLDRVGLSQRIAYEFTAAEMLPAAGQGIVAVECAAQDWQTRRILASIDDPAAHACADAEREVLWVLNGHCNSPVAGFSTIAGDQMSLTASVLDLSGNTIIEALRSGPTNRPRELGRAVGLDLLAKGAAEIIERSRPR, encoded by the coding sequence TTGGCTACGCGATTCAAGATCGGCACACGCAAGAGCGCGATGGCGCTGGCACAGACGGAAGAGATCGCGCGCCGCCTGACCGCCGCCATGCCCGATCTCGACGTCGAGATCGTCAAGTTCGACACCACGGGCGATCTCGACCAGACCAGCAAGCTGTTGCCCCATGGCGGCAAGGGCGGTGCCTTCGTGGCGCAGATCCGCGCCGCGGTGCTGTCGGGCGAACTCCACGCGGCGATGCATTCGCTGAAGGACATGCCCGGCAACGAAGACACGCCCGGCCTCGTGATCGGCGCCACGCTCTCGCGCGATCCTCCCAACGACGCGCTGGTGCTGCGTGACGGCGTGACGCTGGAGGCGTTGCGCCAATCTCGTGGCAAGGGTTTCAAGATCGGCACCAACGCCGTCCGCCGCGCCGCCTATGCGCGGCGGTTGTTTCCGGACGTCGAGATCATCCACTTCCGCGGCGCCGCGGACACGCGCGTGCGAAAACTCGACAATGGCGAGAAGCAGCGCCTGCCGGATGGCGGCGCGGTGGGGCCTGCGGATGCGCTCATCATGGCGCGGTCCGGCCTCGACCGCGTCGGCCTTTCACAGCGCATCGCCTACGAGTTTACCGCAGCCGAGATGCTGCCGGCAGCGGGGCAGGGCATCGTCGCCGTCGAATGCGCCGCGCAGGACTGGCAGACGCGTCGCATCCTCGCATCGATCGACGATCCCGCTGCCCACGCCTGCGCCGATGCAGAGCGCGAGGTGCTGTGGGTGCTGAACGGCCATTGCAATTCGCCGGTGGCGGGCTTTTCGACCATTGCGGGTGATCAGATGTCGCTCACCGCGTCCGTGCTCGATCTCTCCGGCAACACCATCATCGAAGCCTTGCGTTCGGGCCCCACCAATCGCCCACGCGAACTCGGCCGTGCGGTGGGACTGGATCTGCTGGCCAAGGGCGCCGCGGAGATCATCGAGCGCAGCCGGCCGCGCTAA
- a CDS encoding GMC family oxidoreductase produces the protein MNATSSLTPSDPEFDYIIVGAGSAGCVLANRLSANGKHSVLLLEAGPKDSNIWIHVPLGYGKLFKEKTVNWMYQTEPEPELKGRQVFQPRGKTLGGSSSINGLLYVRGQHEDYDRWRQRGNAGWGYDDVLPYFKKAENQSRGADQYHGSGGPLPVSNMVVTDPLSKAFMDAAVETGLPYNPDFNGATQEGVGLFQTTTRNGRRASTAVAYLGPAKARRNLKIETGALGQRVLFEGRRAIGVEYRQGATLRRARARKEVVLSSGAYNSPQLLQLSGVGPADLLRKHGIDVVLDAPGVGHDLQDHMQVRIVMRCSQKITLNDTVNHPLRRTMAGARYALFRKGWLTIAAGTAGAFFKTSPRLASPDIQVHFLPFSTDKMGEKLHDFSGFTASVCQLRPESRGSLRIKSADPTVPPEIRINYMSTETDRTTNVEGLKILRKILHAPALKPFVVDEYDPGAKVSTDAELLDYCRERGSTIYHPTSTCRMGNDALAVVDQRLKVRGLEGLRIVDGSIMPDLVSGNTNAPIIMIAEKASDMILEDAR, from the coding sequence ATGAACGCAACTTCCTCCCTGACACCCTCCGACCCTGAATTCGACTACATCATCGTCGGTGCCGGCTCTGCCGGCTGTGTGCTCGCCAACCGGCTGTCGGCCAACGGCAAGCACAGCGTGCTGCTGCTCGAGGCAGGCCCGAAGGATTCCAACATCTGGATCCACGTGCCGCTCGGCTACGGCAAGCTGTTCAAGGAAAAGACCGTCAACTGGATGTACCAGACCGAACCGGAGCCTGAGCTGAAGGGCCGTCAGGTGTTCCAGCCGCGCGGCAAGACGCTGGGCGGATCGAGCTCGATCAACGGCCTGCTCTATGTCCGCGGTCAGCACGAGGATTACGACAGATGGCGTCAGCGCGGCAACGCCGGCTGGGGCTATGACGACGTGCTGCCCTATTTCAAGAAGGCCGAGAACCAGTCGCGCGGCGCCGATCAATACCACGGCAGCGGCGGCCCGCTGCCGGTCTCCAACATGGTGGTGACCGACCCGCTGTCGAAGGCCTTCATGGATGCCGCGGTCGAGACCGGTCTGCCCTACAATCCTGATTTCAACGGCGCCACCCAGGAAGGCGTCGGCCTGTTCCAGACCACGACGCGCAACGGCCGCCGCGCCTCGACGGCGGTGGCCTATCTCGGCCCCGCCAAGGCCCGTCGCAATCTCAAGATCGAAACTGGCGCGCTTGGCCAGCGCGTGCTGTTCGAGGGCCGCCGCGCGATCGGCGTTGAATACCGTCAGGGCGCCACATTGCGCCGCGCCCGTGCGCGCAAGGAGGTCGTGCTGTCGAGCGGCGCCTACAACTCGCCGCAGCTGCTCCAGCTCTCCGGCGTCGGACCCGCCGACCTCCTGCGCAAGCACGGCATCGACGTCGTGCTGGACGCGCCGGGCGTCGGGCACGATCTCCAGGACCACATGCAGGTCCGCATCGTGATGCGCTGCTCGCAGAAGATCACGCTGAACGACACCGTCAATCATCCGCTCCGCCGCACCATGGCTGGCGCGCGCTATGCGCTGTTCCGCAAAGGCTGGCTGACGATCGCGGCCGGCACGGCGGGCGCGTTCTTCAAGACCAGTCCGCGGCTGGCCTCGCCCGACATCCAGGTCCACTTCCTGCCGTTCTCGACCGACAAGATGGGCGAGAAGCTGCACGATTTCTCCGGCTTCACGGCGTCGGTGTGCCAGCTCCGTCCCGAAAGCCGCGGGTCCTTGCGCATCAAGAGCGCCGACCCGACAGTGCCGCCGGAGATCCGCATCAACTACATGTCGACCGAGACCGACCGCACCACCAACGTGGAAGGCCTGAAGATCCTGCGCAAGATATTGCATGCACCGGCGCTGAAGCCGTTCGTGGTCGACGAGTACGATCCCGGAGCGAAGGTGTCCACGGATGCCGAGCTGCTGGACTATTGCCGTGAGCGGGGCAGCACCATCTACCATCCAACCTCGACCTGTCGTATGGGCAATGATGCGCTCGCGGTGGTCGATCAGCGGCTGAAGGTGAGGGGCCTCGAAGGCCTCCGAATCGTCGACGGTTCGATCATGCCCGATCTCGTGTCGGGGAACACCAACGCGCCGATCATCATGATCGCCGAAAAGGCCTCCGACATGATATTGGAGGATGCGCGGTAA
- a CDS encoding TetR/AcrR family transcriptional regulator, which translates to MAKQAERRAATSEAILTAARRLFGTQGFVATTMDEIAEAAHVAKGAVYHHFKTKEAVFEAVFNEVSRDLVAEIDCTARAEKDVLAAMVAGTQHYFAATAKGPTGQIILRDGPAVLGWERWREIDAKHFGGKLPRAIAAAMEAGLIARQPVEPLARLLLGAVTEAAVACAGRADIARAGAEYARAFRSLVEALRVAA; encoded by the coding sequence ATGGCGAAACAGGCGGAGCGGCGGGCTGCGACATCGGAGGCGATCCTGACGGCGGCGCGCCGCCTGTTCGGGACGCAAGGCTTTGTCGCGACGACGATGGACGAGATCGCCGAAGCCGCCCACGTCGCCAAGGGCGCGGTGTATCATCACTTCAAGACCAAGGAGGCGGTGTTCGAAGCGGTGTTCAATGAGGTCTCGCGCGACCTCGTCGCCGAAATCGACTGCACGGCCCGTGCCGAGAAGGACGTGCTTGCCGCGATGGTCGCCGGCACCCAGCATTATTTCGCCGCGACCGCGAAGGGCCCGACCGGCCAGATCATCCTGCGCGACGGCCCGGCCGTGCTCGGCTGGGAGCGCTGGCGCGAGATCGACGCCAAACATTTCGGCGGCAAGCTGCCGCGCGCGATTGCGGCGGCGATGGAGGCCGGCCTGATCGCGCGGCAGCCGGTCGAGCCGCTGGCCCGGCTGCTGCTCGGCGCGGTAACGGAGGCCGCCGTCGCCTGCGCCGGACGCGCCGATATCGCAAGGGCGGGTGCGGAATATGCCCGTGCGTTCAGGTCGCTGGTCGAGGCGCTGCGCGTGGCTGCATGA
- a CDS encoding nuclear transport factor 2 family protein: MPSRDVVEAFAKRLEDGDFVGAILDYYTPDAATYENQGDPVVGRDKLAAKERGVLAAFKEVKAVRIGPSLIEGDHVATRWRFSFTNAEGIIRTLDEIAWQTWRGDQLIEERFYYDPKQLGR; encoded by the coding sequence ATGCCGAGCCGTGATGTCGTCGAAGCTTTTGCCAAACGATTGGAGGACGGGGATTTCGTCGGGGCGATCCTCGACTACTACACGCCGGACGCCGCCACCTATGAAAACCAGGGCGATCCCGTGGTCGGACGCGACAAGCTCGCCGCCAAGGAGCGCGGCGTGCTGGCAGCCTTCAAGGAGGTCAAGGCGGTGCGCATTGGGCCGAGCCTGATCGAAGGGGATCATGTCGCGACGCGCTGGAGATTCAGCTTCACCAATGCCGAAGGCATCATCCGAACGTTGGATGAGATCGCATGGCAGACCTGGCGGGGCGATCAGTTGATCGAAGAGCGGTTCTATTACGATCCGAAGCAGTTGGGGCGGTGA